From a single Nothobranchius furzeri strain GRZ-AD chromosome 9, NfurGRZ-RIMD1, whole genome shotgun sequence genomic region:
- the trappc2l gene encoding trafficking protein particle complex subunit 2-like protein, whose protein sequence is MAVCIAVIAKENYPLFIRSVPTQNELKFHYTVHTSLDVVEEKISAVGKSLGDQRELYLGLLYPTEDYKVYGYVTNSKVKFVIVVDSSNTSLRDNEIRSMFRKLHNSFTDVMCNPFYNPGDPIQSKAFNGIVSGMMVQTG, encoded by the exons ATGGCGGTGTGCATAGCAGTGATCGCTAAAGAG AACTACCCACTTTTTATTCGTAGCGTACCCACTCAAAATGAGCTGAAGTTTCACTACACAGTGCACACCTCCCTGGATGTGGTGGAGGAGAAGATCTCAGCAGTGGGCAAGTCCTTGGGAGACCAGAGGGAGCTGTACCTGGGACTGCTCTATCCAACGGAAGACTACAAAGT GTATGGATATGTTACCAACTCCAAGGTGAAATTTGTGATTGTTGTGGATTCATCAAATACATCACTGCGGGATAATGAAATAAGAAGT ATGTTCCGAAAATTGCACAACTCTTTCACTGATGTGATGTGTAATCCATTCTACAATCCAGGGGACCCTATACAATCCAA AGCTTTCAATGGGATTGTGTCTGGAATGATGGTCCAAACTGGCTGA